Below is a genomic region from Echinicola rosea.
TTGGATGGTAAAGTGCTCGGTGCCGTCCTTTGCCACAATGGCGCCTAGGCCTTCTTTGAAGGGGAACATCGTCACCTCGTGCCCCGAACTCGTCAATGGATTTAGAGGATGTTTTTCAAAGGGGCCAAGCGGATCTGTCCCAGTGACCAATCCCCCTCCAACCCAAACCGGATTCGGTCTGTTAAATGCGGATTTATAATAAATGTAAATTTTACCATCATGCACCAATGGGTATGGATCGTGGATGGCATATTGGTCCCAAGATCCTTCGGGGCCATTTTCGATCACCACTTTGCCCGAAGCCGTCCATGGACCATCAGGCGAATCCGCATAGGAAACGGTCACGGGACAATAATCCCCCCGCTTTCCACTGGCCTCCATAAAACCTTGATAATAGAGATAATATTTCCCCTTCCATTTAAGAATATCTGTGGTCGATACCGACCGCCAGCCCACCTCGGGCTTAGGAGGACGTGGTACTGCTACTCCCTGCTCTTCCCAGTGAAACCCATCCTTACTGGTTGCATACCATATTTCAGCCAGATCCCAATCAGTCGAAGGAATAGTATCATTGCTTTGATCGGCATTGCTTGCGCCTACAGGAATAACTGGAGTATCCCTCTTGGTGTACCAGACATAATATTGGCCATTCTCAAAGATCACCTTGGATGGATCCCGTCTTGAGATCGTCCCATCATGGCCGTTATAATCAAACCCCTTGAGCTCAGTATATTTGAACTGGGAGTATAATTCATTGTTTCGCGGATGGATAGCGCTATAATCATGAAAACTCCGCTTCATGGCCGCACTTAGCTGCCGGTATTTGGTATCTTCAGTGATGGTATAAGGAAAAGGAGTTTGTTCCCTATTTTGACTTGCAGTATTTTTATCAGGAGATTGACATGCGACCAAGACCATCACACCCACTATTAGCATATTTTTGATCATTTATTCTGTCGTTTATTGGATTCTTCAATACGTTTTCTTTGTTTATCTGTCAGTCCAAACTGAAAATAAATTTCCGGAGACAATCGATAGTTATGGTCTTTCATTTCGGGATCATGTACATCCAAACTTAAATCACAATCAAACCGATACAGTTCTGAATGCCATCTGTCATTATCTTTGCCCCTAAAATTTATAAAGTGACCGATTCCCCAAGTAATCCCTCTTCCATTTTTGTTGTCAGCAAAGGCATCGGGTATATAGGCATTTGGTCCCGTAGGCATAAACTCGGTTATGGACATTACTTCAAAATTGACCCAATCTTTAGCGTACTGAATGGTAAAATGCTCACTACCATCTCTTATTGTCAATGATGCCACTCCTTCTTTCCATGGGAAAAAGCAAATCTCGTGGCCTGAGTTTTGAACGGGATTTAAGTCGTGTTTTACAAATGGACCTAAAGGATCTTCCGCAATGGCCAACCCTATGCCACTCCAAACGGTATGGGGTCGGTTAAATGCTGCTTTGTAATACACATAGATTTTTCCATCATGTATCAATGGGGTAGGTGCCTGAATAGCAAATTGGTCCCATTCTCCCTTATTGCCCGTAGGGATGACCACATCATCAACATGAGTCCATGGCCCATCTATACTGTCAGCATAGGCCACTCCAACAGGACAATAGTCTCCCCTTACCCCACTTGGTTCCGTAAATGCTTGGTAATACAAATCATTGTTGTCCGGTAAACCCGGATATTAGTTAAATTCAATTTTCAACCTCTTGATTACAAAGTGGTTATTTATTTTTCGTCAGGGGCAAGCCCCCCTCATCTCAGGGAACAGTGTGTTTTGATTTTTCAAAATATCTTCTTGTATGATGGCTCTCCAGCTTCCTTCCGGATCCTCCAGGAACCTATACAAGCTGATATAATTCATTAATTGCTGTCTGACCAGGGATACCAAGTTGGAGAAAGCCCATTTCCTTTTGACCTGGCTTTTGATCAAGGTCAAAAGGAGATTGGCCAACATGGCCGACCATATCTGTATTTCTATGGCATTTTCATTGTCGCCCAAGAAGTACTTTAAAGGGAAGTTCTGCTTAAGCTGTTTGAATAATAGCTCTATCTGCCAGCGTCTTTTATAGATGAGTGCTATCTTCTCTGCTGCCATCTCAAAATTATTGGTAATGAACTCAAACGGGCGTTCACTTTTGCTGTCCCAATAGGCTATTCTCCTGGAACGGTGCTCCTGTTGCTTGTTCTTGCCATATCGTAAGATGATTTCTTCATCCTTGAGTACTCCGGAATCTGCCCGATCAGGAATATTAAACTCCTTTCGGGCCTGATAGACAGCATTGTCTTTTAACCTGGTCACATACCATATCCCGCTTTCGGTCAGGACCTCATATTTTCCATAATCCACATATCCCTTATCAAAAGTGATGATAGAGCCCCCGGGCAGGTTGAAAACCTCATTCAGGAAGGTATGGTCATGTCGGACAGCCGCACTGTAACGGACAAGATAAGGAACATGGTCACTCGCCCTGATGATGGTGTGGGCCTTAATACCTCCTTTCTTTTTGCCCGTTTTCGGGTTCCTGCCTACTCCCTTGAGAATATCCTTGAACAGACTAATGGTGGTAGAATCCATAATATAGAGCCTCTTCATATCAGCATCCTTCAACCGGCTGTCCGTTAAACTGTCACCATGCCTTTGGTACACACTCATGTATATATCGGCGAACACATCGCTCACACGTCGTTTGTTGGCTTCTGATAACGTACTCCGCCTTACCACATAGTTCAGACCCAAATGGGCCAATCTATGGGCATTGGCCAACAAACCGACAAGTGTCTCACGAATGGAATGATAGCCCTCAAATGCTACAAACAGCATTACTATCAAGTGGTTATAAGTCGTGAACTTCTTCACATAACGCTCCGCATTATGCCTGCGGGCTATCTCCCTTACCTCCCCCTTGTCAATGAACTTTATTAACTGATTGAATATCGGCTGTCCGCTAAAATTACTACTTTTGCCCATGGCTTAACTTTTTTGTGTCGTAACTCAAAAGTAGCCACAATGGGCTGGTTCAGCAATGGACTGGCCCTCTTTCATTTATTTTTTACCGGACACCAATGAATACAAATAATATTTCCCCTTGAACTTCAAAATATCCGGGGTCGCCACTGCCCTCCAACCCGGAGTGGGATACGCTGGACGAGCAACTGCCACCCCTTGCTCTTCCCAATGAAAACCATCCTCACTGGTAGCATACCAAATTTCGCCCAAGTCCCAATCCGTCGTGGGTATGGTATCATTCCAAACCAAACCGTCTTCCGAGGTTTCCATTATTTTATAATCGTTTGAAAACCTTCCTACTGGAGGAATTGGCGTATCACGCTTCGTATACCAGACATAATACTTCCCGTTTTCAAACAAAATCTTGGAAGGATCCCTCCTGGTTACGGTAGCATCGCCATCATTATAATCGAAACCTGTTAATTTGGTATATCGAAATTGGCTGTATAACTCATTTTCCGCATTTACATGGGAAGGGTACTGGTTAAAACTCCTATCGATTGCTGCACTTAATTCATAATCGTCAGAATACTCCGTTACTTGGTATGGAAAGGCTTCTGTTCCAGGCTCAGGAGTTTTCAATGGGATTACTACGGAATATGAATCTTCACTGTCCTTCGGCAGAACCGCTACAATTAAGGCCTTGGGGATACCATCTTCCATGTAGAATTTGGGCATATCTGCCGTGCGCTTTGTTTTAGTAGTAGTTCCATCTGTCCACTTGATCTCACCTGCCTCAATCACCAGAAAGTTTTTAGCGGGTTTCCAATCCAGCCCCATATCATCGGATTCAAACAACATCGTACTTCCCTCAGGATGGTCCGACCATACACCTCTTGAATCTTTTGCCAAACAATAATAATTCCCGTTATAGACCCACTCCAAGTGGTCGTCAATTGCAAAAGAAGCAGTAGGGTGGGTGATAAATGGAATATCGGTATCGACAAATGGACCTTCTGGTTCCCGGCTGATAGCCGTAACGTGTACTACCCTTCCCCCTCTCTCACTACCATCATCCTTGACATATTTATAGGTCATTAAAAATTGTCCATCAAGTCGTTGGGAGACCACTGGTGTGGAAACCATTTTCCTCCCCTCTACCACATTTATCAGCGGCTGATCAAAACGTTTCCAATCTCCATTCAGGTCATCTGCTATCGCCAGGCCTATACGCTGATTGTTCCTGTTTACCCACCATTCTTCATCATCTGAAATGGATGGCATACGGTCTGCAGGTGTACCGTCCCAAAAACCGCTGCCTCTATTCCCCATATAATAAAGATAATACTTCCCTTCATGTTCCATTATATGGGGATTATGCGTGCAATCGCCATCCCAATACTGCTTTCCCCGAGCAGGCAGCACGACATTCCTAAACTCATAAGGACCAGTCAGTTTATCCGAAACAGCATGAGCAATCTCAGAGTGTGTCACCCAGCCATGGTGCCCTCTACTTTTCGGCCAACGTGAATAGATCGCATGATATTTACCATCCTTCCCCTTGACGATATTGGTTCCCCAAACATTATAATTCTCCTCACTGATAATAGTTGACTTGCTCCATTCTTCAGGTAACAGCTTGGTGAAATCCAAGCCTTTTTGGGCCATGGTGCTGGTAGATAAAAACAGGGCCATTAGTACCAATCCCACTTTTATTTTTTTCATATTTTCAGTTTCATTATTTTCCACATTATTTTTTAGCTGAAATTCCTGAAACAAAACCTATTTCTCCCAAAATGAGAAAACCTCTTTAAGCTGGTAATAGGCCTTTTTTCTTTCTCTGCGTTCATTGACCACTCCCCACTCCCTAAAGCCAGTGGCAGGGGTTCCTTTGTATTTGCTGCGGTAGTCATTATAACTCCAAATGGAAAAACCTGTGACATACGGCAGGTTTTTTAAGCCTTTTAGTTCGGTGACTAGCTCTTCACTTAATTCCGCAGCAGGGGCAGGCCCTATTTGGCTTTTACCGATTTCTGAAATGAAGATGGGCTTACCCGGAAATTTCTCATGGGTCTTCTGTGCAAGCTTCATCGCCTCGCCGTAGGAATTCATGGAGATAAAATCCACTTTTTCATAAGGTTCTGTTCCCACCTCACCTTGACGGTATGAAGTTATCGTCACGTAAGTCTTCAGTCTAGTAGCGTCAAGTTTTTCTACATAATCGAGCATGGAATTGACATACTTATACTGGGCAGTGGTCATTGCTTTTTCGGACCATTCTCCTTTTGGGTCACGGAGCTCGTTTCCCACGCTCCAGGCGACTACACTAGGATGGTTATAATCCCGCTCCACCATTTCCTTGAGCCATTGTTTGGTCAGTGGGTTATCAGGGAAAGCCTGAGGATCATCATCGCCCCACACGGGAATTTCACCTACCAACAGAAACCCTATACTGTCGCAAAGGTCAAGCAAGTTTTCTGAATAGGGAGCATGCATCAGACGGGCAAAATCTCCCCCAAGGTTATACTTAATGTCCATCATGTCTTTACGCACCAAGGGGTCCGGTTCGGTATTGCCATAGGATGGGTGATCATGCACACGGTTCACACCATTCAGGCGTACTGGTTTATTGTTAAGGAAAAACTGTTCTCCCCTGACTTCAAACTTCCTAATGCCAAACTTATCCGTATCCAGGTCTACTGTTTTGCCATCCACGGTCACTTGACTGGTCAAGGAATAAAGGTTCGGCGCATCTACACACCACAATTTGTAATCGGCCAAGCTCCTATTGAATTTTATTTCCGAAAAGACCTCCTCCCCAGGCGCCACATCTTTGGTCGCATAAACGGTATCCTGCTGCTGATCAATCGTGGCCCTTATATCAGCTTTAACGGTTTTTGAACTGTTATTTTTCAGCCTATATCTAATGGCAAATTGCACTTCATCACGCTCAAAATCGGGTATGGCAGAAATATGTTGGCTCACAAGCCTTATCGGTTCATGCGCCTCTAGGGTTACCTCTCGGCTTATGCCTCCCCACGGCCACCAAGCTCCACGGTTATAGGAGTTATCTGCCATCACGACCAATGAATTGCTTCCCTCACGCTTTATAACATCAGTGACATTGAATCCAAAGGGCGTATAGCCTCCCACATGCTCACCTAAGAATTGACCATTAAGCCAAACTTTGGATGTTTGGTAAACAGCACCAAAATGCACCCTGACATGTTTACCCCTCCAGTCATCAGGGATTTGAAATTCCTTCCTGTAAAAGCCTCGCCCCACAAAGTCCGCATAGCGGGACCTAGTATCCCAGTTGCCTGGTACTTTTAAGGTGTCCCAAGAAGAATAATCAGCAGTCAGCAATTGGTCTTTTCCTATATTATTGGAAGCCAAAAATTGCCAAGTCCCATTTAATGAAATGGCCTCTTGGTATTGCCCAAAGGGCAACTCCTTTTGCCCACAAGACACAAAAGCCATAAATAGGAATAACAAACTCAATTGTTTCATTTTTTTGTTCGGTTTAAGCGTGACGATAGCCTGTCTGTTCATGATACTGAATGTTTCTATAGTCCTCTCACGGAGCATGCTTGACAATGGACAACGGAAGCTGGACATTGAAGGAATGGCGGACATTGTCGGAGTCTATGGTATCAGCTGCGCACATCAAGGCTATTGGTTCCCCGTTTTCTATAAATAATTGTGGCCGCTCTAAATGATCCAGCTTTACAGTGGTACCATCTTCCCAAGTGACCGTACGGTCAGAAACTTCAAAGTATTTCCCTTTTTCCCACTTAATGCCATCCTCCGAGTCGTAATGGACCAATGAAAAAACCCGTTCACTGCCTATGAACTTTATGCGCTTGACTATCGCACGGTATTTTCCATCTTGAAACCAGATGTACGGATCTTCAGCTGGAAAGCGTTCTCCTTCGAAAGTAAACACTGGATCGGGATATTTCTTAAAAGGCCCTGTAGGCGAATCGGCAATAGCGACCATGTGTACCACTGGCCCACCTCCTGGAAGTGGCTCTTTTTTCCCTACGGCTTTATAAACCATTAAAACCTTTCCGTCCTCCATTTGACACACGGAAGGATTGGAAGTCATCAGTGCATCATGGGCACTGCTGTCCGAAGCAATGTCCAACACAGGCTGGTCAAACCGCTTCCAAGGACCGTTTGGACTATCGGCCACGGCTACGCCTATACGTTGATTGTTTCGGTGTTCCCAATTGATCCTGGGTTTGCCTGGTACACTTACGATTTCTTTATTACCTCTATTCCCCATATAGTATAGGTAGTACTTTCCATCGATCTTGTGGGTCGTCGGATTATGAGTGGTGGCACCATCCCAGTATTCCAGTCCACGATCAGGAAGGGCTACATCACGAAATTCGTAGGGTCCAAAGGGAGACTTGGCCACGGCATGGCCGATCTGGGAATAATTAACCCACTCCCATCCAATATCCTTAGGCCAAAAAGAATACATCATATGGTAAAGGCCATCATCTCCCTTTACCACAGACCCACCCCAGATGCTGGCCGTATCACTTGAAAAGACAGAACGATCGGCTATTTTCCCGAGTTTAATCTCGAAATCAGGCGATTCCTTCTTTTCATTTATTTTCTCTGAATGGCCACAACCATAGACCATTAAAGTGACTATGCCCAGGAATACGCTTGTAGAAAGGTTCCTTAGTTTTTTTTCCATTTAACCATTATTTTGGGTATTGTTCGTATCTGAAACCACTGTTCTTATTATTAGTGGAAGGGATGCACCACCTCTTCATCTGGACTTCGGAACACATACGGTTTCCATGATTCATATCGTTCCTTCCACTCTTCCAAAGTCCGTGTCGGGTATTTTGACGACAAACCGCCCATCCGAAATTCTTGCGATACTCCTTGGTCGTGGATGGACTTCCTCCATTCATAGAGCTCTGCTAACAGCGTATCCTTGATGGCCCCATATTCCTTCTCATACGCAAGGTTTTGGAGCTCATAGGGATCTCTTGAAATATGGTACAGTTCGAATTCAGGCTTTGTTGGAGCAAAGAATTTTGCCTGATCTTCATTGAGCTTGCCCTCTAGGTACATCACGTTCATCTCTGCCAACATGGGATAGTTATCTTCTTTATATCCGCTAAACTGTAGCCAAGCCCTTTCGGGCATAAGATTGTGGATCAGTTTATATTCTTCGGACCTGATCGTCCGCATGGCATCATGAGTATCACCCATCCTGTCCCTTGCAGCAAAAATGTACTGGCGAGTTGACAAATGATCCGAAAACAGTGACTTCCCGTGCAATGGAGTAGTGGGCTTTACCCCCGCTGCATCCAAAATAGAAGCCGTCACATCGATGCTCTGTACCAAATCATCACGAACACGACCTGCTTCAATCTGCCCAGGCCATCGCATGATCAAGGGCACTTGGATTCCTGGGTCATACAGGAACTGCTTGCCCCGGATGTGGCATCTTCCATTGTCACCGATCAAAATGACCAAGGTATTTTTCGCCAGACCTTCATCTTCCAACCTGCAGAGTATCTCTCCAATTTCCCGATCACAGAGCTGCATCTGCTCCAGACCGTTTGCCCAATCACGTCTGGCAAATGGGGTGTCAGCATAATATGGAGGTAGCACCACCTCATCGATGGCAATAGGGTTTAAGGGATCCCTTTTCCATGCACGGTGGGTACCGGTAAGTGTAATTTGGGCAAAGAAGGGCTGTCCCTTCTTACGGTCTTTCCAATCATCGCCCATAAATCCCAAATCACCCTTAAAGTTGGCATCCGTTTTAGTGGACTTCATCAAGGCGGTATAATAGCCCGCTTCTTTCAGTAATAGTGGCAGGGGCTTTATGCCATGAGGCAATTCTTCTTTATCCTTCTCAGCTGTTCGGTGTTGCTGTGCTCCGATGTAATTTTGATGAAATCCAGTAAGCATGGCTGACCGGGACGTGGAGCATACGGGACTGGTGCAAAACGCATTGGTATATCGTGCTCCTTGACTGGCCAATTCATCCGTAATGGGAGTCTGGATACCCTCGGTCCCATAGCATCCAAGATCATTACTCCAATCCTCCAACATGATCCAAACGATATTGGGCCGGGAACCTTCATTATCATTCTGAGCCTTGCTCGATGATGGCATCAACAGTAAAACACTCCACGAAACCATTAAGAAAACTACGCTAGTTTTGGTTACATGATACCGAATCAAAGATGCAGCTACTGTTTTATAAAAAGAACTGTAACACATATATCTATTATTTGGATCCATTGACATCTAATACTGATCTATATTCAATATTTTACTTCCAAGGACCATTTTGGTCTAGATTGGAATTGGTAAGCACTTCATTTTCCGGGATTGGAAAATACCGATGCTTGGGTTGAACAGGACGTGTCGGAAACCAATAATTGGTAACTTCTCCGACTTCCAAAAACTCACCTGTCCTGGTCATATCAAACCAACGGTCCGCCTCAAATGCCAACTCCCATGATCGCTCCTGCATAATGGCTGCCAAGTACTCCTCCAAGGTGATCGCAGAAGGAAGTGGGGCAAGACCTGCCCGATCCCTAACCTCATTGACCATTTGAAGTCCTTCCCCTTGGACCTGACCACTTGCTCTTGCGCTGGCTTCGGCATAAATGAGCAATATATCAGCATACCGTAATATCGGGAAATTGGTCTCGTTTCTAGCACCATTGGCCATAGGATCGGCATATTTTGCGATGATCACCCTTTCTTTCAGGTTTGGGTCATTATCCATGGTATGAAGCACTCCTTGGCTGTCCACAAAAGAGGTGTCCATTAACTGCTTCCGTAAATCATCATCAGCATAGGAATGATAAAACTGCTCAAATGCAAAACTGGATCCCCAAGCGGTAGCGGCATAGACGCCGTTTGACCCTGCTGGTGCCAAATAGGAGGTAAAACTCTGGGACTGGAGATTTGGACTACGCGAAAATTCCACAGCAAAGATATTTTCCACCCTATTGGCATTTTCACGGCTTACGTCCCAAAGTTCCCCTGGGCTGTCCACCAGCCGATAAGTACCGTCATCCATCACCATCTTGGCCATGTCCCTTGCCTCTGCATACTGTTCATTATAAAGATATACTTTTGCCAATAATCCTTGGGCGGCTCCTTGTGAAGCCCTTCCGCTCACCTCTGGAATTCCCGGACTTAAAATATCACTTGCCTCTTGTAAGTCCTGGATGATCTGATCGTAAATCTCTGAAGAAGGGTTCTTGGGTGATTCAATATCCGCTAAGCTCCCTGTGGGAAGGGTTTTTAGTGGTACATCCCCAAAAGTCTTCACCAAATTAAAATAATATAATCCTCGCAGGAATTTAGCTTCGCCCACAATTTGGTCCCGGCGAGATTCATCCATGTCGATTTGCGGAACGTTCTGAATGACCAGGTTGACATTATTGATACCATTATAGCTTTCGTTCCAAAACTGCTCCACTTGATCGTGGGTAGCAT
It encodes:
- a CDS encoding glycoside hydrolase family 117 protein, producing MIKNMLIVGVMVLVACQSPDKNTASQNREQTPFPYTITEDTKYRQLSAAMKRSFHDYSAIHPRNNELYSQFKYTELKGFDYNGHDGTISRRDPSKVIFENGQYYVWYTKRDTPVIPVGASNADQSNDTIPSTDWDLAEIWYATSKDGFHWEEQGVAVPRPPKPEVGWRSVSTTDILKWKGKYYLYYQGFMEASGKRGDYCPVTVSYADSPDGPWTASGKVVIENGPEGSWDQYAIHDPYPLVHDGKIYIYYKSAFNRPNPVWVGGGLVTGTDPLGPFEKHPLNPLTSSGHEVTMFPFKEGLGAIVAKDGTEHFTIQYAEDWVNFEIASIGELVPVAAGPFVPDAYTNTDYGRGITWGLSHFVNAGTYGVNPHSILTRFDCDLSLDVDDPQMKETGIRHDLDVYYSQGLSKDQRKRIEEQNLKLQK
- a CDS encoding glycoside hydrolase family protein, producing MYYQAFTEPSGVRGDYCPVGVAYADSIDGPWTHVDDVVIPTGNKGEWDQFAIQAPTPLIHDGKIYVYYKAAFNRPHTVWSGIGLAIAEDPLGPFVKHDLNPVQNSGHEICFFPWKEGVASLTIRDGSEHFTIQYAKDWVNFEVMSITEFMPTGPNAYIPDAFADNKNGRGITWGIGHFINFRGKDNDRWHSELYRFDCDLSLDVHDPEMKDHNYRLSPEIYFQFGLTDKQRKRIEESNKRQNK
- a CDS encoding IS4 family transposase, with amino-acid sequence MGKSSNFSGQPIFNQLIKFIDKGEVREIARRHNAERYVKKFTTYNHLIVMLFVAFEGYHSIRETLVGLLANAHRLAHLGLNYVVRRSTLSEANKRRVSDVFADIYMSVYQRHGDSLTDSRLKDADMKRLYIMDSTTISLFKDILKGVGRNPKTGKKKGGIKAHTIIRASDHVPYLVRYSAAVRHDHTFLNEVFNLPGGSIITFDKGYVDYGKYEVLTESGIWYVTRLKDNAVYQARKEFNIPDRADSGVLKDEEIILRYGKNKQQEHRSRRIAYWDSKSERPFEFITNNFEMAAEKIALIYKRRWQIELLFKQLKQNFPLKYFLGDNENAIEIQIWSAMLANLLLTLIKSQVKRKWAFSNLVSLVRQQLMNYISLYRFLEDPEGSWRAIIQEDILKNQNTLFPEMRGACP
- a CDS encoding glycoside hydrolase family protein — its product is MKKIKVGLVLMALFLSTSTMAQKGLDFTKLLPEEWSKSTIISEENYNVWGTNIVKGKDGKYHAIYSRWPKSRGHHGWVTHSEIAHAVSDKLTGPYEFRNVVLPARGKQYWDGDCTHNPHIMEHEGKYYLYYMGNRGSGFWDGTPADRMPSISDDEEWWVNRNNQRIGLAIADDLNGDWKRFDQPLINVVEGRKMVSTPVVSQRLDGQFLMTYKYVKDDGSERGGRVVHVTAISREPEGPFVDTDIPFITHPTASFAIDDHLEWVYNGNYYCLAKDSRGVWSDHPEGSTMLFESDDMGLDWKPAKNFLVIEAGEIKWTDGTTTKTKRTADMPKFYMEDGIPKALIVAVLPKDSEDSYSVVIPLKTPEPGTEAFPYQVTEYSDDYELSAAIDRSFNQYPSHVNAENELYSQFRYTKLTGFDYNDGDATVTRRDPSKILFENGKYYVWYTKRDTPIPPVGRFSNDYKIMETSEDGLVWNDTIPTTDWDLGEIWYATSEDGFHWEEQGVAVARPAYPTPGWRAVATPDILKFKGKYYLYSLVSGKK
- a CDS encoding glycoside hydrolase family 2 protein, translated to MKQLSLLFLFMAFVSCGQKELPFGQYQEAISLNGTWQFLASNNIGKDQLLTADYSSWDTLKVPGNWDTRSRYADFVGRGFYRKEFQIPDDWRGKHVRVHFGAVYQTSKVWLNGQFLGEHVGGYTPFGFNVTDVIKREGSNSLVVMADNSYNRGAWWPWGGISREVTLEAHEPIRLVSQHISAIPDFERDEVQFAIRYRLKNNSSKTVKADIRATIDQQQDTVYATKDVAPGEEVFSEIKFNRSLADYKLWCVDAPNLYSLTSQVTVDGKTVDLDTDKFGIRKFEVRGEQFFLNNKPVRLNGVNRVHDHPSYGNTEPDPLVRKDMMDIKYNLGGDFARLMHAPYSENLLDLCDSIGFLLVGEIPVWGDDDPQAFPDNPLTKQWLKEMVERDYNHPSVVAWSVGNELRDPKGEWSEKAMTTAQYKYVNSMLDYVEKLDATRLKTYVTITSYRQGEVGTEPYEKVDFISMNSYGEAMKLAQKTHEKFPGKPIFISEIGKSQIGPAPAAELSEELVTELKGLKNLPYVTGFSIWSYNDYRSKYKGTPATGFREWGVVNERRERKKAYYQLKEVFSFWEK
- a CDS encoding glycoside hydrolase family protein, which gives rise to MEKKLRNLSTSVFLGIVTLMVYGCGHSEKINEKKESPDFEIKLGKIADRSVFSSDTASIWGGSVVKGDDGLYHMMYSFWPKDIGWEWVNYSQIGHAVAKSPFGPYEFRDVALPDRGLEYWDGATTHNPTTHKIDGKYYLYYMGNRGNKEIVSVPGKPRINWEHRNNQRIGVAVADSPNGPWKRFDQPVLDIASDSSAHDALMTSNPSVCQMEDGKVLMVYKAVGKKEPLPGGGPVVHMVAIADSPTGPFKKYPDPVFTFEGERFPAEDPYIWFQDGKYRAIVKRIKFIGSERVFSLVHYDSEDGIKWEKGKYFEVSDRTVTWEDGTTVKLDHLERPQLFIENGEPIALMCAADTIDSDNVRHSFNVQLPLSIVKHAP
- a CDS encoding sulfatase family protein, coding for MPSSSKAQNDNEGSRPNIVWIMLEDWSNDLGCYGTEGIQTPITDELASQGARYTNAFCTSPVCSTSRSAMLTGFHQNYIGAQQHRTAEKDKEELPHGIKPLPLLLKEAGYYTALMKSTKTDANFKGDLGFMGDDWKDRKKGQPFFAQITLTGTHRAWKRDPLNPIAIDEVVLPPYYADTPFARRDWANGLEQMQLCDREIGEILCRLEDEGLAKNTLVILIGDNGRCHIRGKQFLYDPGIQVPLIMRWPGQIEAGRVRDDLVQSIDVTASILDAAGVKPTTPLHGKSLFSDHLSTRQYIFAARDRMGDTHDAMRTIRSEEYKLIHNLMPERAWLQFSGYKEDNYPMLAEMNVMYLEGKLNEDQAKFFAPTKPEFELYHISRDPYELQNLAYEKEYGAIKDTLLAELYEWRKSIHDQGVSQEFRMGGLSSKYPTRTLEEWKERYESWKPYVFRSPDEEVVHPFH
- a CDS encoding RagB/SusD family nutrient uptake outer membrane protein — its product is MNIYTKHIVSAIVLAMTLFSCSDLEETPYSFLTINEYYNTAEDAESAITAAYGALTKPGMYGQSIWMLGDYSADQMFPKPVVGRNLLTEFTYDATHDQVEQFWNESYNGINNVNLVIQNVPQIDMDESRRDQIVGEAKFLRGLYYFNLVKTFGDVPLKTLPTGSLADIESPKNPSSEIYDQIIQDLQEASDILSPGIPEVSGRASQGAAQGLLAKVYLYNEQYAEARDMAKMVMDDGTYRLVDSPGELWDVSRENANRVENIFAVEFSRSPNLQSQSFTSYLAPAGSNGVYAATAWGSSFAFEQFYHSYADDDLRKQLMDTSFVDSQGVLHTMDNDPNLKERVIIAKYADPMANGARNETNFPILRYADILLIYAEASARASGQVQGEGLQMVNEVRDRAGLAPLPSAITLEEYLAAIMQERSWELAFEADRWFDMTRTGEFLEVGEVTNYWFPTRPVQPKHRYFPIPENEVLTNSNLDQNGPWK